One Paenarthrobacter aurescens TC1 DNA window includes the following coding sequences:
- a CDS encoding putative transcriptional regulator, TetR family (identified by match to protein family HMM PF00440), which translates to MQPAPQTLGRRERNKQEKLDRITAAARELFTQYGVDEVTTQQVAEKADVGSGTLFLYAKTKAELLLLVHNMKYAEALASGVEAASTEKAILDAVMAIISPIIECNRVQIENGRTYLKEIVFGDPAEPHHAEALSLTIRTEEAIAEILGRDDQLVARDPAKLARIISSIMFVSMSSSATMGFTDAQVGDEIRDQISVLLGA; encoded by the coding sequence AGCAGGAGAAGCTTGACCGCATCACCGCGGCCGCACGAGAACTTTTCACCCAATACGGAGTGGATGAGGTCACCACCCAGCAGGTGGCTGAAAAGGCCGACGTCGGATCGGGAACCTTGTTCCTCTACGCCAAGACCAAGGCGGAGCTGCTGCTGCTGGTACACAACATGAAATACGCTGAGGCGCTCGCCTCGGGCGTTGAGGCCGCTTCCACGGAGAAGGCTATTCTCGACGCAGTGATGGCCATTATCAGTCCCATCATTGAGTGCAACCGAGTCCAGATCGAGAACGGCCGAACCTACCTGAAGGAAATCGTCTTCGGGGATCCCGCCGAGCCGCACCATGCAGAAGCGCTGTCTCTCACCATTCGCACAGAAGAAGCCATCGCCGAGATCCTTGGCCGGGACGATCAGCTGGTTGCCCGCGATCCGGCGAAGCTGGCGCGGATTATTTCATCGATCATGTTCGTCAGCATGTCGTCGTCGGCCACCATGGGATTCACAGACGCCCAGGTTGGCGACGAGATCCGGGATCAGATCAGCGTGCTCCTGGGCGCCTGA
- a CDS encoding putative membrane protein, tellurium resistance (identified by match to protein family HMM PF03741) — translation MTVSPLIWGITIVVILALLAFDYFFHIRKAHVPSLKEAAIWSSIYVGLAVLFGVLVLIFGGGQMGSEYFAGYITEKALSVDNLFVFLIIMASFRVPREDQQKVLLFGIVFSLIARTGFIFLGAALINSFAWVFYIFGLILLLTAGNLLKPGDHGDGQANNFIIRMAKKLFHTTDKYDGDKLFTMVNGKRALTPMLLVMVAIGGTDILFALDSIPAIFGLTQNVFIVFTATAFSLMGLRQLYFLIDGLLDRLIYLSYGLAAILAFIGVKLILHALHENNLPFINDGEHVNVIEITTGLSLSVIIGVLIITVVLSLISPAGKAQTAINNARRHAVNYLDLDYTADANERERIYRALTAEEAQIVQMPLKYRNKAKDVETIREQVAEAHRQHEAFLNR, via the coding sequence ATGACTGTCTCTCCCCTCATTTGGGGCATCACCATCGTCGTTATTCTGGCGCTGCTCGCCTTCGACTACTTCTTCCACATTCGGAAGGCGCACGTCCCGTCGCTCAAAGAAGCAGCCATCTGGTCCTCCATATACGTAGGGTTAGCCGTGCTCTTCGGAGTCCTGGTCCTGATATTCGGCGGCGGCCAAATGGGTTCGGAGTACTTCGCCGGCTACATCACGGAGAAGGCCCTCTCGGTGGACAACCTCTTCGTGTTCCTGATCATCATGGCGAGCTTCAGGGTCCCGCGTGAAGATCAGCAGAAGGTCCTTCTCTTCGGCATCGTATTCTCGCTGATCGCCAGGACCGGCTTCATTTTTCTGGGCGCTGCGCTGATCAACTCGTTCGCCTGGGTGTTCTACATCTTCGGTCTCATCCTGCTCCTGACGGCCGGCAACCTCCTCAAGCCCGGCGACCACGGGGACGGTCAGGCTAACAACTTCATCATCCGCATGGCCAAGAAGCTCTTCCACACCACGGATAAGTACGACGGCGACAAGCTCTTCACCATGGTCAACGGCAAGAGGGCCCTTACTCCCATGCTGCTGGTAATGGTGGCCATCGGCGGCACGGACATCCTGTTCGCCCTGGACTCCATTCCGGCGATCTTCGGCCTGACGCAGAACGTCTTCATCGTCTTCACAGCCACAGCGTTCTCACTGATGGGCCTGCGCCAGCTCTACTTCCTGATCGACGGCCTGCTGGACCGCCTCATCTACCTCTCCTACGGCTTGGCTGCCATCCTCGCGTTCATCGGCGTCAAGCTGATCCTGCACGCCCTGCACGAGAACAACTTGCCGTTCATCAACGACGGCGAGCACGTCAACGTCATCGAAATCACCACGGGCCTTTCGCTGAGCGTCATCATCGGCGTCCTGATCATCACCGTGGTGCTCTCACTGATAAGCCCCGCGGGCAAGGCCCAGACTGCTATCAACAACGCCCGCCGTCACGCCGTCAACTACCTCGACCTCGACTACACGGCCGACGCCAACGAGCGTGAGCGCATCTACCGGGCCCTGACTGCGGAAGAAGCCCAGATCGTGCAGATGCCTTTGAAATACAGGAACAAGGCCAAGGACGTGGAGACCATCCGCGAGCAGGTCGCCGAAGCGCACCGCCAACACGAGGCGTTCCTCAACCGCTAA
- a CDS encoding hypothetical protein (identified by Glimmer2; putative), producing MSPSPTIASVHFANVAGDFGKAISEVLDRDGVLHPPSLVAELTRHIADDGFESDKARYMLVSSGVRAAWNMNFAEQRSRAVADWVAPHLCGQTKPAVDLLAGDCRLTGMIAARTGQQITALERVGHFDDIIDNELIDFVPWEDGDALPHTDTIFLGAVLHHERDPQAILDAVMSTTATKLVVLENCIDEDFSGDLHPALDLFFNQTLNQFGSDCVREHRTAAEWEEFLAPFGVLVHYSELSPVPALPFPYQLMVFKRDAV from the coding sequence TTGAGCCCATCGCCCACTATTGCAAGCGTTCACTTCGCTAACGTCGCTGGTGACTTCGGTAAGGCCATCAGCGAAGTGCTGGACCGCGACGGCGTACTGCACCCGCCGTCGCTCGTGGCGGAACTTACACGGCACATCGCGGACGACGGGTTCGAATCGGACAAGGCACGTTACATGCTGGTCTCCTCTGGGGTCAGGGCGGCGTGGAATATGAATTTCGCGGAACAACGTTCGCGCGCCGTCGCCGACTGGGTCGCACCGCATCTATGCGGCCAGACGAAGCCGGCCGTAGACCTGCTCGCCGGAGACTGCCGCCTAACAGGCATGATTGCTGCGCGTACTGGGCAGCAGATCACCGCTTTGGAACGCGTCGGGCATTTCGACGACATCATTGACAACGAGCTCATCGATTTTGTTCCTTGGGAGGACGGCGACGCGCTCCCACACACCGACACCATCTTCTTGGGCGCAGTGTTGCATCATGAACGGGATCCACAGGCAATTCTCGACGCCGTCATGTCAACGACCGCGACGAAGCTGGTTGTCTTAGAGAACTGCATTGATGAGGACTTCTCCGGCGACTTGCACCCTGCCCTTGATTTGTTCTTCAACCAGACGCTCAATCAATTTGGCAGCGATTGCGTGCGTGAGCATCGCACGGCCGCCGAATGGGAGGAGTTCCTCGCGCCGTTCGGAGTTCTCGTTCACTACTCGGAACTCTCCCCCGTTCCGGCTCTACCTTTCCCGTATCAACTGATGGTATTCAAGCGCGATGCAGTCTGA
- a CDS encoding hypothetical protein (identified by Glimmer2; putative) → MPAAIYAAGSVTRGWGNKNSDLDIFVVTSNIHSQSNDKFAAVALTLPSIRIRTLEGDRRLDLEFWTPDQVDQLLGKFEGIDVFDSPQLTPRELGLLTKFSTGQALTSPAWLRTAQERLADSHFLTVISNALLNEGEGYIEDATGQLDAGHSECAVLSAQFAYEKTIDAFIASRGELVTGRGKWRPKLLRAVSDDENLYSTYWNIVTHARLHPGRPTQWVNSVLEECQHLTLSISHRTTNDGGNR, encoded by the coding sequence GTGCCCGCAGCAATCTATGCGGCAGGTTCGGTGACACGAGGCTGGGGCAACAAAAACAGTGACTTGGATATCTTCGTCGTCACGTCGAACATCCACAGCCAATCCAACGACAAGTTCGCCGCCGTTGCGCTCACGCTTCCGAGCATCCGAATTAGGACGCTCGAGGGGGACAGACGTCTCGATCTCGAGTTCTGGACCCCAGACCAAGTCGATCAGCTGCTAGGCAAATTCGAGGGTATCGACGTATTTGATAGTCCACAACTCACTCCACGGGAGTTGGGGTTGTTGACAAAGTTCTCGACCGGGCAAGCGCTCACATCGCCGGCTTGGCTGCGTACGGCACAGGAGCGTTTGGCGGATTCGCACTTCTTGACCGTCATTTCAAACGCGCTTCTGAACGAAGGAGAGGGCTACATCGAGGATGCCACCGGCCAGCTCGACGCAGGGCATTCCGAATGCGCCGTGCTGTCGGCCCAATTCGCGTACGAAAAGACCATTGACGCCTTTATCGCCTCAAGGGGCGAGCTCGTGACCGGCCGCGGAAAATGGAGGCCCAAGCTGTTGCGGGCCGTAAGTGATGACGAAAACCTGTACAGCACGTACTGGAACATAGTTACTCATGCGCGGCTGCATCCGGGGCGGCCCACCCAGTGGGTCAACTCAGTCCTCGAGGAATGTCAACATCTGACCCTTAGCATCAGTCATCGGACAACCAACGACGGGGGCAACCGGTGA
- a CDS encoding hypothetical protein (identified by Glimmer2; putative), whose protein sequence is MRHEQLKDAPTEVLQAVGLQYLYQYMHFTTVLEQVVVLPVTSSISLNRYDVDFAAQTRAGAYKITTDEAWHAQSAYDYTEALAKRTAIAPTLVAPAFEWRLEQIFHGTEGPQTRLLRFFSAVVSETLISSLLADIPHDERILPSAREVVADHAKDEGRHDVFFRSVLDEVWPHLSPTQRQSVVSQLPRMVEAFLAPDVEAEIQSYCSLGFDIESARNIVKDSPPSTMTSSKQRPARDTITAFGRTGAFRDEKIAEKLLAEGFLDERLDKHWL, encoded by the coding sequence ATGCGTCACGAGCAACTCAAGGACGCCCCGACGGAAGTCCTCCAGGCCGTGGGACTGCAGTACTTGTATCAATACATGCACTTCACGACAGTACTGGAGCAGGTGGTTGTACTTCCCGTCACGTCGTCAATAAGCCTGAATCGCTACGACGTCGACTTTGCAGCACAGACCCGCGCGGGAGCTTACAAGATCACGACCGACGAGGCCTGGCATGCTCAAAGTGCATATGACTACACGGAAGCCCTCGCGAAGCGGACAGCGATAGCGCCGACCCTTGTCGCGCCGGCCTTCGAATGGCGCCTCGAACAGATTTTCCATGGCACTGAAGGACCTCAGACGCGCCTTCTTCGGTTTTTCAGTGCCGTGGTTAGCGAAACCTTGATTTCAAGTCTTCTCGCTGACATACCGCATGATGAGCGCATTTTGCCGTCCGCCCGGGAGGTCGTTGCTGACCATGCGAAAGATGAGGGTCGCCATGATGTATTCTTCCGGTCCGTTTTGGACGAAGTGTGGCCGCATCTCAGTCCAACACAGCGTCAGAGCGTAGTTTCCCAACTGCCGCGCATGGTCGAGGCATTCCTGGCACCCGACGTCGAAGCCGAAATTCAGTCCTACTGCAGTTTGGGGTTTGATATTGAATCGGCACGCAACATTGTGAAGGACTCGCCACCTTCAACGATGACTTCTTCGAAGCAGCGCCCAGCACGCGACACCATCACCGCGTTCGGCCGTACCGGGGCTTTTCGGGACGAAAAAATCGCAGAAAAACTCTTGGCTGAGGGGTTCTTGGACGAAAGACTGGACAAACATTGGCTTTGA
- a CDS encoding putative transcriptional regulator, ArsR family (identified by match to protein family HMM PF01022): MQIWAQFIAPSRADVFGALANPSRHTILDCLLRRPLTAGELTGRLDLSRSSASEHLSVLKEAGLVREERHGRHRMYHLQAERLKEVSTWLKDYAHYWNQRLDALADLLDGQSAEPENPHGDLPSAGPPARIYTRESQDAGPLKFRGRRTKADWPKVPQRIATSTVLL; encoded by the coding sequence GTGCAAATTTGGGCCCAATTCATTGCACCTTCCCGCGCCGACGTCTTCGGCGCCCTCGCGAACCCGTCGCGGCACACCATCCTCGACTGCCTCCTGCGAAGACCCCTCACGGCGGGCGAACTCACGGGACGGCTGGATCTCAGCCGTTCCAGTGCGTCAGAACACCTGTCGGTCCTCAAAGAAGCAGGCTTGGTCCGCGAGGAACGGCATGGCCGACACAGGATGTACCACCTCCAAGCCGAACGACTTAAGGAAGTCAGCACCTGGCTGAAAGACTACGCACATTATTGGAACCAACGGCTCGACGCCCTGGCCGACCTACTGGACGGCCAATCTGCTGAACCGGAAAACCCCCATGGTGATCTTCCCTCCGCGGGGCCACCCGCGCGTATCTACACCCGGGAAAGTCAGGACGCCGGACCGCTGAAATTCCGGGGTCGGCGCACCAAGGCGGATTGGCCTAAGGTTCCACAACGGATTGCGACTTCGACCGTCCTGCTCTAG
- a CDS encoding putative RNA polymerase sigma (70) factor (identified by match to protein family HMM PF04542; match to protein family HMM PF04545; match to protein family HMM TIGR02937), translating into MSIFCCGCRELFSCERAIQLVTTDSDLIRSSRDDPQAFAALYDKYCRSVHRYAATRAGESVADDVMAQTFLVAFESRESFDHRSEDARPWLFGIATNLLRRHHRAEARRLKAFAKAAGRESYGDGTDRVAERLDAAATTARLATAMRKLSSADRECLLLYAWADLTYDGIALATGVPVGTVRSRLNRARRILRDAAAQNHTEDKEIEQDELALLRAMREKTPVPKDSTIEEGRERLLHRISPSLASAWSLPTRKRKGSKKVGISLVAAVAAVAVLVAVDVIGPTGWRGAATAQAAQVLNDAAQTTIQNADPVVNPGQYLKIESSNLWGSTSVDENGRQFQWLDIENMTMYIPANRMDEWVWERSGRIPTVFFDEASKEYAMNGQLGTPTGETLRAVNGGFYGPPEQSGFPSANYLDSLPRDPYLLLNNIYKKTLGHGQSVDGEALVFIADLLRSGMVPADLRAALYKAAALIPGVTVTDAQATLNGRVGVAIGRVEDASHSRQDIIIDPATGLLIGEREVLTQAQGNIPAGTAITLTAIETTVSDSAP; encoded by the coding sequence GTGAGCATCTTTTGTTGTGGCTGCCGTGAACTCTTTTCCTGTGAAAGGGCAATACAGCTTGTGACGACCGACAGTGACCTCATACGTAGCTCCCGCGATGATCCGCAAGCATTCGCTGCGCTTTACGACAAGTACTGCCGTTCAGTGCACCGATATGCGGCCACCAGAGCTGGTGAATCCGTCGCTGATGACGTCATGGCACAGACATTCTTGGTTGCCTTTGAGAGTCGGGAATCTTTTGACCACAGGTCCGAGGACGCCAGACCCTGGCTCTTTGGTATCGCTACCAATTTGCTCCGCCGGCACCACCGTGCTGAGGCCAGGCGTCTCAAAGCTTTCGCGAAAGCTGCAGGCCGTGAAAGCTACGGCGACGGAACTGACCGTGTTGCCGAACGACTTGATGCAGCGGCCACTACAGCGCGCCTCGCGACCGCAATGCGAAAGCTTTCATCCGCGGACAGGGAGTGCCTTCTGCTCTATGCCTGGGCCGATCTGACCTATGACGGCATAGCGCTAGCCACTGGTGTTCCTGTAGGTACAGTCAGGTCGCGTCTGAACAGGGCCCGGCGCATCCTTCGTGATGCAGCTGCCCAAAATCACACAGAAGACAAGGAGATCGAACAGGACGAGTTAGCGCTTCTTCGCGCAATGCGTGAAAAGACACCTGTTCCCAAGGACTCGACCATAGAGGAGGGGCGAGAAAGGCTGCTTCACCGCATTTCCCCATCCTTGGCCTCTGCATGGTCATTACCCACTAGGAAAAGAAAAGGATCGAAGAAGGTAGGCATATCCTTGGTGGCTGCTGTCGCAGCAGTGGCCGTGCTTGTGGCAGTCGACGTGATCGGTCCCACGGGTTGGCGGGGTGCTGCAACGGCCCAGGCCGCCCAAGTCTTGAACGATGCCGCGCAAACCACCATCCAAAACGCTGACCCCGTAGTCAACCCTGGCCAGTACCTGAAGATTGAAAGCAGCAATCTCTGGGGCAGCACATCTGTGGATGAGAACGGCCGACAGTTCCAGTGGCTCGATATCGAGAACATGACCATGTACATTCCGGCCAACCGCATGGATGAATGGGTATGGGAGCGCTCAGGCCGGATTCCAACGGTGTTCTTCGATGAAGCCTCCAAAGAGTATGCAATGAACGGCCAACTCGGAACCCCGACAGGAGAGACACTGCGGGCGGTGAACGGCGGTTTCTATGGGCCTCCGGAACAGTCCGGTTTTCCCTCGGCCAATTACCTGGATTCTTTGCCCCGGGACCCTTACCTGCTCCTGAACAACATTTATAAGAAAACGCTTGGCCATGGGCAGTCTGTCGATGGTGAGGCCCTGGTTTTCATCGCTGACCTTCTGCGAAGCGGGATGGTTCCCGCAGATCTACGAGCCGCTCTGTACAAGGCCGCCGCGCTGATCCCAGGAGTGACCGTGACCGATGCGCAGGCAACGTTGAATGGGCGAGTAGGCGTTGCAATCGGGCGCGTGGAGGACGCCTCTCATAGTAGGCAGGACATCATCATCGATCCCGCAACAGGTTTACTCATCGGAGAGCGGGAAGTCCTTACGCAGGCGCAAGGCAACATACCGGCAGGAACGGCTATAACGCTTACGGCCATTGAAACAACGGTCTCGGACAGCGCTCCCTAG
- a CDS encoding putative transcriptional regulator, MarR family (identified by match to protein family HMM PF01047) yields the protein MDRDAVDLILEQWNKERPDLDVNSMGILGRLNRASRLASLDIQKFMNRFGLEPWEFDVLATLRRSAAEAPLTPGRLASLTMIGSAAMTNRVDRLVNRGLVHRETNPDNRRQLLISLTPEGLALVDEVVEHHVENQQKMLQGLSKTERTQLADLLRKFLLTNNDGETS from the coding sequence ATGGACCGCGACGCAGTAGACCTGATTCTGGAGCAGTGGAACAAAGAGCGCCCCGACCTGGACGTCAACTCCATGGGCATCCTTGGGCGCCTCAATAGGGCCAGCCGCTTGGCTTCACTGGACATCCAGAAGTTCATGAACCGGTTCGGGCTGGAGCCCTGGGAGTTCGACGTCCTCGCAACGCTGCGCCGCTCAGCAGCCGAGGCTCCGCTTACGCCAGGACGACTGGCCAGCCTCACCATGATCGGCTCCGCAGCCATGACCAACCGCGTGGACCGACTCGTCAACCGCGGGCTGGTACACCGTGAGACCAACCCGGACAATCGCCGGCAACTGCTGATCAGCCTCACGCCCGAGGGACTCGCCTTGGTGGATGAGGTGGTGGAACACCACGTCGAGAACCAGCAGAAGATGCTCCAAGGACTATCCAAGACCGAGCGGACACAGCTCGCCGACCTCTTGCGCAAGTTCCTGCTGACAAACAACGACGGCGAAACCTCCTAA
- a CDS encoding putative transmembrane protein (identified by match to protein family HMM PF00892): MSALRTVSKPISSGMAQGSPRDLFITALAPMVWGSTYLVTTEFLPADRPLLAATVRALPAGIVLMLVTRTWPRGSWWFKAAALGALNIGLFFFLLFFTAYQLPGGLAALVMSIQPLFVLFLGVLLLGEGIRFMHVVACAVGAAGVGLLVLRSDATLTLVGVLAGLAAALSMAAGIVLTKRWGRPDGVGLLGFTGLQLAMGGVMLLPVTLVVEGLPGSVTLPNLAGFAYLSVVGALAAYAVWFRGIQRLPTMVVSFLGFLSPLVATVLGFVFLGESLSGWQLIGAVLVLGSVFLVQRPVGTAWPRFPQR, from the coding sequence ATGTCCGCTTTGAGGACTGTCAGCAAGCCCATCAGTTCCGGCATGGCGCAAGGTTCCCCTCGAGACCTCTTCATCACTGCACTCGCGCCGATGGTGTGGGGATCTACCTACCTGGTGACCACTGAGTTTCTCCCCGCCGACCGGCCGCTCCTGGCCGCAACCGTGCGGGCACTACCGGCGGGCATCGTTCTGATGCTCGTCACACGAACGTGGCCGCGGGGGAGCTGGTGGTTCAAAGCAGCGGCGCTGGGGGCGCTCAACATTGGACTGTTCTTCTTCCTCCTGTTCTTCACCGCATACCAATTGCCGGGTGGGCTGGCTGCGCTGGTCATGTCTATCCAGCCCCTGTTTGTGCTCTTCCTTGGGGTGCTGCTGCTGGGGGAGGGGATCCGTTTTATGCACGTGGTTGCCTGCGCGGTGGGAGCAGCCGGTGTTGGCTTGCTCGTCCTGCGTTCCGACGCGACGCTGACTCTTGTGGGTGTGCTCGCCGGGTTGGCGGCGGCGCTGAGCATGGCAGCCGGGATAGTTCTCACCAAACGCTGGGGAAGGCCCGACGGCGTGGGGCTGCTTGGGTTTACCGGCCTGCAGTTGGCGATGGGTGGCGTGATGTTGCTGCCCGTGACATTGGTTGTTGAGGGGCTGCCGGGGTCGGTTACTTTGCCTAACCTGGCGGGGTTTGCGTACCTCAGCGTTGTCGGTGCCTTGGCCGCCTACGCGGTGTGGTTCCGGGGGATCCAGCGGTTGCCCACGATGGTGGTGTCGTTCCTGGGATTCCTGAGCCCGCTTGTGGCTACGGTGCTGGGGTTTGTGTTTTTGGGGGAGTCGTTGTCGGGGTGGCAGTTGATTGGGGCGGTCTTGGTGCTGGGGTCGGTGTTTTTGGTGCAGCGGCCGGTTGGTACCGCGTGGCCAAGATTCCCGCAAAGGTAA
- a CDS encoding hypothetical protein (identified by Glimmer2; putative), giving the protein MDLGSPNKRRHTCRSTGGQDCGKVGTAFLRVPHLLHRPTTPTPHQYPSRSARHLAAHLPCGSVTLETSNAGGNVGLRREHPNRLINPHHGRGPTDIGLHVPLVISSGSRNKRRIRSQPGQSVRQRQHQDHHPVP; this is encoded by the coding sequence GTGGATCTTGGATCGCCAAATAAGCGGAGGCATACCTGCAGATCTACAGGCGGCCAAGATTGCGGAAAGGTGGGAACCGCATTCCTGCGGGTCCCACACCTTCTTCATCGACCTACTACCCCAACCCCACATCAATACCCATCACGTTCAGCCCGTCATTTAGCGGCGCACCTCCCCTGCGGCAGCGTCACCCTCGAGACCTCGAACGCCGGCGGGAATGTCGGTCTTCGTCGCGAACACCCGAACCGGCTCATCAATCCGCACCACGGTCGAGGGCCCACCGACATAGGCCTGCATGTGCCGCTGGTAATTAGCAGCGGAAGCCGCAACAAACGAAGAATTCGTAGCCAGCCCGGTCAGTCAGTTCGGCAACGACAGCACCAAGACCACCACCCGGTGCCATGA
- a CDS encoding hypothetical protein (identified by Glimmer2; putative): protein MTPPRPNQGREYKGVRASASTPSYRRVESPQTMARGSLFALRTGQSLSSTARKLTLFISSTVTLNTPIDFDLALSSCHERLSLGETSSNGPIHLLR from the coding sequence TTGACTCCACCTCGCCCCAATCAAGGGCGCGAGTATAAAGGAGTCCGCGCAAGCGCCTCTACTCCTTCTTATCGCCGTGTTGAAAGTCCACAAACAATGGCTCGGGGCTCGCTTTTCGCCCTCAGGACAGGACAGTCGCTGTCATCAACAGCACGTAAATTAACACTGTTCATATCATCAACAGTTACTTTGAACACGCCCATAGACTTCGACCTCGCGTTATCGTCATGCCATGAGCGGCTGTCCTTGGGCGAGACATCGTCGAACGGGCCAATTCACTTGCTACGATGA
- a CDS encoding hypothetical protein (identified by Glimmer2; putative), with protein sequence MTTYEEALRQISALSNSRSSGERDISWITPAHVVGVSRTYDGHLEIFLSGTRLAPASNLIKDFLEFQKWHRDGDNPKLLANRLVLPAVGHYDQVAAFICTELLRNGADTDLLMAFRHTEPIVEMAIRRLRLTDQALLGLAGELIVMDALVKQIRPEGVASIVRSWDGWKESLRDFSWADTGVEVKTTTLSTSSHMIEGVHQVELRSARSLLPENRLYLVSLGLQWVSHAEGAFSIPSLVDSIISRVGSQDNARDAPALIDLLISRIHEYGSGAEIGYDHRTMRSDPVFSRPFVARFVRGYDMLDEKIRIIRSPDIAPHVHVDSSSLSYRLELPSRVSGDLNPVVGLQATARLVLNMFQ encoded by the coding sequence TTGACGACCTACGAAGAGGCCCTCAGACAGATCTCCGCTCTATCCAACTCTCGTTCGTCGGGCGAGCGAGACATATCCTGGATCACGCCCGCCCATGTTGTCGGCGTATCGCGGACATATGACGGTCATTTAGAGATTTTCCTTAGTGGCACTCGTTTGGCTCCAGCATCGAACTTAATCAAAGATTTTCTGGAGTTTCAGAAATGGCATCGAGATGGGGATAATCCCAAGCTCCTGGCCAATCGTCTCGTGCTGCCGGCGGTTGGCCATTATGACCAAGTCGCCGCGTTTATTTGCACAGAGCTCCTGAGAAATGGTGCTGATACCGATTTGCTAATGGCTTTCAGACACACCGAACCCATCGTCGAGATGGCTATAAGGCGTTTACGGCTCACCGATCAAGCCCTGCTCGGCCTTGCTGGGGAATTGATTGTAATGGATGCTTTAGTAAAGCAAATCAGACCTGAAGGTGTTGCGTCGATAGTGCGCTCGTGGGATGGATGGAAGGAATCCTTACGCGACTTTTCCTGGGCTGACACCGGAGTGGAGGTTAAGACCACGACTCTTTCGACGTCGTCACACATGATTGAAGGTGTCCACCAGGTCGAACTCAGAAGCGCCAGATCGTTGCTTCCGGAGAACCGGCTGTACCTCGTGAGTCTCGGTCTGCAGTGGGTGTCCCACGCAGAAGGCGCTTTCTCGATACCTTCCCTGGTGGATTCAATAATCTCCAGGGTTGGAAGCCAAGATAACGCACGAGACGCTCCGGCGTTGATAGATTTACTCATCTCTAGGATCCACGAATATGGTTCAGGTGCTGAGATTGGTTACGACCATAGAACTATGCGAAGTGACCCTGTCTTTTCTCGTCCATTTGTTGCTCGATTCGTCCGTGGCTACGACATGCTGGATGAGAAGATTAGAATAATCAGGTCACCAGACATTGCCCCTCATGTTCACGTAGATTCAAGTTCACTTTCTTACAGACTTGAATTGCCGTCACGTGTCTCGGGTGATCTTAACCCGGTTGTCGGACTACAGGCTACCGCACGACTCGTTCTCAACATGTTCCAGTAG